The segment TTGAAGGGGCGTGCTTGACTCAGGGCTCGATGGAGATCGGGGGGACACCACCGGGCGGGAAGACAGGCAAGCAAGCCAAGCTGGCCGGGCAGGGAGGCACTAATGGCttgtccttcctcctcacctccttatATAAGCCTCAGGTATCCTAGGACCGACCCATACCCACCCAAGCTTTGTGGGTCAAGGTAGGAGAGTCCTACCGTTATGAATCCTCCCTCGATCCTTCTGTTGtcgtacctctctctccctcgaagCACCACCTCTCAGGCCCAAGGGTGAGGTGATGGCTTCCTCTGCTCCTGCTGGAGATTCTATGTGGGATTTGATACAGCCAATTAACCCCTGTGAATGTTGTGACGCTTTTTACCTCCATAAAGGATGAAGAAGAGAAGGTTGGGAAGCGCACACGTGTTGTCCCAGAGGCCAAAAAACTTCGCCACCAAAACATGCGTGGTTCCTTAAGCAAAATATCCTTCGTAACAATAGCTTTCAGTGGTTAAGAATTTAAAGCTAACACTTGAAAAGTTATGTGAGCTTATGAAAGCTAGAAagacgaaggagggagaggagggagaggaaggtacaCCAGCAGCTATTATATAGCCTGGATTCCACGTATATCTCACAGCTCCAGTATGGCCTCGTGTGACCTGACCAAGCGGTGGTGTCTAGCAGTGGGTCCAGCAGATGGGTCGGAACGATGAATGTGACGCATCAGTTCGATAGAAAGGTGTGCCTGATGGGTTTTGTAGGTGGTTTGGTGTAGGTGGGTCCGACAGATGGCTGTAAGTGGTCGAGGTGCAGGTGGGTGTGGCTCTAAGTGGTCGAGGTGCAGGTGGGTGTGGCTCTAAGTGGTCGAGGTGCAGGTGGGTGTTTATCTAGTAGATGTGACACATAACATGGCAGGTGGACCAGGCAACTGGACGCAGCAGATGACTATGTGACAGACGCGTGAGTCGGGAGGGTAGGAGTGTAAAAAGCAGGTGTGACGGGTGGCTATGGGGGAGACAGATGAGTGTGACGGGTGGCTATGGGGTTGACAGGTGTGACGGGTGGCTATGGGAGTGAAAGGTGAGTGTGACGGGTGGCTATGGGGGTGACAGATGAGTGCGACGGGTGGCTATGGGGGGTGACAGGTGAGTGTGACGGGTGGCTATGGGGGGTGACAAGTGAGTGTGACGGGTGGCTATGGGGGGTGACAGGTGAGTGCGACGGGTGGCTATGGGGGGTGACAGGTGAGTGTGACGGGTGGCTATGGGGGCGACAGATGAGTGCGAAGGGTGAGTgcgacaggagatagaagctgctatacaggagaggaggaggaggggagtcggGTCTTGCTGGTGTTATCAGAACGATCTAAGATGGACGAGGGACGCCTGGGGACCTTGCCTCACTTAGGTAGGTCTCACTATCACCCCATATTCGCGTGTGATACACAAATGCATCACCGCTGTTACACCTGCACGGATCAACAATAGACAACTGTGTCATAACAAGGCAAAGCGACACTCCAGGACGCTCAAATATGGTAATTAGGGCAGTACGAATGAACTGCCCTCATTATTACCAGATCCTCCCAATTCAGCCACACGGAACCGCTCTCACGGCAGTGACCATTCACTGTCGGCGGTGATCTTCACTGTGCTGGCCATGAAGTCATCACACATACAATGATCTGTTGTCTTGTTCTACAGGGACAGACCCCCACTCGAAGTAACACTGAGGCAGGGACACAGTTATTGTGTGTTTAGATACGTTTTTTATGAAGTTTAGAGTGGATGTGTTTCAGTTGTTTTTAAATCCATGTTGTAATGTTGGGTTATAGAAGGTGTGGGCCACGTCATGGGTGGGTTAAGGTGTGAGCCACGTCAAGGTTGGGTTAAGGTGTGGGCCACGTCAAGGGTGGGTTAAGGTGTGGGCCACGTCAAGGACGGGTTAAGGTGTGGGCCACGTTAAgggtgggttgaggtgtgggCCACGTCAAGGACGTGTTAAGGTGTGGGCCACGTCAAgggtgggttgaggtgtgggCCACGTCAGGATGGGTTAAGGTGTGGGCCACATCAAGGACGGGTTAAGGTGTGGGCCACGTCAAGGGTGGGTTAAGGTGTGGGCCACGTCAAGGGTGGGTTAAGGTATGAACCACGTCAAGGACGGGTTAAGGTGTGGGCCAAGTCAAGGGTGGGTTAAGGTGTGGGCCACGTCAAGGGTGGGTTAAAGTATGAACCACGTCAAGGATGGGTTAAGGTGTGGGCCAAGTCAAGGGTGGGTTAAGGTGTGAACCACGTCAAGGGTGGGTTAAGGTGTGGGCCAAGTCAAGGGTGGGTTAAGGTGTGAACCACGTCAAGGGTGGGTTACAATGAGAACTAATTAAAACGTCATCTCTTTATTGACAGATTtggatataaaaatataaataagataaatTATAGACAGACAAATGTGGTGTCTGAGTTGTGGTAGATGTGTCcttcgtcagcaggtgtgtggccgTCGTCAGCAGTGTCAGTTAGCAGGTGTGGAAGTCAAGCTGGTGCGACGGTCAGCAGGTGTGGTTGTCAGCAGGTGTGCCAGTCAGCAGATATAGCGGTCATCAGTTGtgttggtcagcaggtgtgttggTCAGCATGTGTGTCAGCAGGTGTAACGGTCAGCAGGTATGTCGATCGGCGATTGGGTTGGTCACCAGTTGTGTCAATCAGCAGGTGTGCAGGTCAGCAGGCTTGTCAGTCAGCAGGTGCGCAGGTCAGCAGGCGTGTCAGTCAGCGGATGTGCAGGTCAGCAGGCGTGCCAATCAGCAGGTGTCACTATTAACAAGTGTGTCAGCTAGCAGGTGCATCAGTCAACAGATGTGTTGGTCAGCAGGTGTGCTGGTCAACAGGTGTCATTTACCAGGTGTGCCTGGTAACTGGTGTGTCAGTCAGTAGGTATGTCAGTCGGCAGGTGCATCAGTCAGCAGGTGTGTCAGTCTGGAGATGTGTCAATCAGCAGGTTCATCAGTCGATAGGTGTGTCAGTCAGGTGTTGTTAATCAGCAGATGTTTaagtcagcaggtgtgtggaccAGAAAGGGTGTCAGTCAGCAGGTCTTTCAGTCAGCAGGCCTGTTAGTAATCAGGCCTCTCAGTCAGCAGGACTGTCAGTCAGCAGGTTCGTCAGTCAGCAGGCCTCTCATTCACCAGGCCTGTCTGTCATCAGGCCCATCAGTCATCAGGCCTGTCAGTCAGCAGATGCGTCAGTCAGTAGATGCGTCAGTCAGTAGGTGCGTCAGTCAGTAGGTGCGTCAGTCAGCAGATGCGTCAGTCAGCAGATGCGTCAATCAGCAGGTGCGTCAGTCAGCAGATGCGTCAATCAGCAGGTGCGTCAGTCAGCAGGTGCGTCAGTCAGCAGATGCGTCAGTCTACTCGTACTTAACCCTAGCGTCATCTAGGGACCGGTGGACCGCATAGTTCTTTTCGTAAGCAGTGGTCGCGGCGTAGCCACTGTGGGAAGAGCACGGTGGTGTTAATGGCAGGGTTGGGAGGGTagtggcggggtggtggtagtggcgggggtggttgggtggtgttaGTCGTGTGGTGCTGTTCGTAGTAGGGTGGTCGTGGtgcagtggtgttgtggtaggggtggtgttaATGGTGGGGTGATAagagtggtgttagtggtgtggtggtgttagtagtagGGTTAGGTAGTGGGGTGGTCGTGGtgcagtggtgttgtggtaggggtggtgttaatggtagtggtgtggtgatgttagtggtaGGGTGGTGTTAATAGTGAAGCAGTGGCATTTTTGATGTTAGTGGTTTTCTTTTGTTTGAAGTAGTGGTGTAGTGTGATAATGTGTGGGGAGGCTGTACAGTAATTTTCTAGGCCTATAAAACAAGATGGTGCGGTAACTCACCCTACGTATATGAAGGATTGAACCATACATGTTAATGACAGACTTCCTGCCTTCAAAATCAGTTCCAGAGAATATGGAACCTGAATTTAAGGTTTTCACTTAAGTTTAAGGGAAGTGCTAAGTAGTTAGTGAGGCCAGGCAGGTGTGCTGGGTTCGTTCGGGAcataaggcaggtgtgtgggcagCTGCGTATACCACCCAGAGGATTGGTAATGgaaaacagataacagaagacctgatggtctatggcgaggtcatctgctggaggactgtacatgggaaggacagataacagaagacctgatggtctatgacgaggttatctgctggaggacagtacatgggaaggacagataacagaagacctgatggtctatgacgaggtcatctgctggaggacagtacatgggaaggacagataacagaagacctgatggtctatgacgaggttatctgctgggggacagtacatgggaaggacagataacagaagacctgatggtctatgacgaggttatctgctgggggacagtacatgggaaggacagataacagaagacctgatggtctatgacgaggtcatctgtttGGAGGACAGCGCAGGGGGAAACTATCAGACtgcctcaaaacacacacacacacacacacacacacacacatacacacacacaaatccccaTTGCGTCTGGTGGTCGTGGGTTCGcaagaccccctccctcccttacctgcTGGCGGCGTAGGCGGAGGCCCCATCGTCGCGGCCGGAGAGGACCCCGATGACGCCGGCCAAGAGGACGCCGATGAGCACGGCCAGGATCGCCGTGGTGATCGTAGCCGTGCCGATGGTGACGGTCTGGTTGGTGTTCCTGTCGAGGAAGAAGCGGCCCTTCTGGTCACTCTGCTGCTCCTCCGCCGGCGGTGGTGGTTCCTGCCCCCGCTGGAGCCCCTGCTGGCTCGCAAGGCTCAGGCCCACAGCGAGCAGGAAGACGATCGCACCTGGAGGAGGCGGGAAatggtgggttgtggtagggagggttcagagatagatagatagataagtagatagatagatagatagatagatagatagatagatagatatatatatatataggtaatagatagatagatatataggtagatagatggatagatgtataggtagatagatggatagataaatagatagatagatagatagagagagagagagagagagagagagagagagagagagagagagagagagagagagagagagagagagagagagagagagagagagagagagtcatattgaTAAAGAGATGTATTGGAAACTATATAACAAATGATCAAAACCTCCTATATGGAGAGGAGGAGCCATATAACCATAAATGCTCTAGTTATAATCATCACATCGAATACTAGAATATATGATAAAAAACTAGAATATATAATTAGAAATGTCAGATATAGGAATTATATCAtgtgataataactataataaaaaatgataatcaaGGTACGAAAATTATTTCTGTGGGGGAGACACAAACAGTGGATGAATCACTGCCACATTATCGGTGGCTTATGCAGTGGCAGGTAACTATAGTGGGGTTCACTAGTGGTAGGTACCTATTGTGTGGTTCACGAGTGGTAGGTACCTATTGTCAGATCAATCAGTGGTTGGTACCCACAGTGGGGTTCATTCACTAATAGTAGGTACCTACAGTGAGATCCACCAGTGGTTGGTACCTACGGTGAAATCCAAAGTGGTTTGTACCTACAGTGGGGTTCTCAAGTGGTAGGTACTACAATAGGGTTCACAAGTGGTAGGTACCTACAGTGGAGTTCACTAGTGGTAGGTACCTACAGTGGGGTTCACCAGTGGTAGTTAACTACCGAGAGATCCTCCAAT is part of the Panulirus ornatus isolate Po-2019 chromosome 67, ASM3632096v1, whole genome shotgun sequence genome and harbors:
- the LOC139747228 gene encoding uncharacterized protein; this encodes MAFNGAIVFLLAVGLSLASQQGLQRGQEPPPPAEEQQSDQKGRFFLDRNTNQTVTIGTATITTAILAVLIGVLLAGVIGVLSGRDDGASAYAASSGYAATTAYEKNYAVHRSLDDARVKYE